Proteins co-encoded in one Arachis hypogaea cultivar Tifrunner chromosome 13, arahy.Tifrunner.gnm2.J5K5, whole genome shotgun sequence genomic window:
- the LOC112732546 gene encoding LOW QUALITY PROTEIN: TMV resistance protein N (The sequence of the model RefSeq protein was modified relative to this genomic sequence to represent the inferred CDS: deleted 1 base in 1 codon), translating to MDVLRISFDGLENMEKEIFLEIACFFHNEFVGYVKDILNIRGFYADIGIRILIDKSLITCNHWGWIVMHDLLQELGRSIVREKSPKEPGKWSRLWDQKDLRYVKQENKTAENVETIVMRTYDEAGKELSAETLSQMSGLKLLILPKGNFSGSLHFLSNELGYLDWKEYPFTYLPSNFQPNKLVKLILKYSNIKELWEGIKDLHNLTHMELCHSKILVKIPNLSQAPNLEHLDLEGCVKLVHLDASTGSLEKLHFLNLKNCRSLVSIPNSIFCLNSLYDLNLSGCKRLFKYQLLEKSRPSKQLNAGQSVERHMTSSIRKTLTRPLQFLSSRRRANSVGLLVPSVSRFPALVSLDISFCNLIQIPDAIGLLRCLEDLNIGGNNFVTLPHCIKELPKLTWLNLEHCKHLKWMPSTLLPIRGGSNGGIFVYNCPNLSDTEGCRVTVISWMIKMIQVNMQCPLIKCKFEVVIPGNEIPRWFKKQNTGDSVILDPYPILDDNDWIGIAVCATFVSHHAPTQLFEETIDHQDLISFGFRCTRSDGNIYSRVPICLKKDLITTEVDHMLSFISREVFINFYASHIKEGASDLHGIKLHAASDYPEEVVEVKRCGYRWVFKEDLEQFNPTMMFSANSSVQSPKHKFLAIEDQQ from the exons ATGGATGTGCTACGAATCAGTTTTGATGGACTTGAGAATATGGAAAAAGAAATATTTCTTGAAATTGCATGTTTCTTTCACAATGAGTTTGTAGGATATGTAAAGGATATTTTGAATATTCGAGGTTTTTATGCTGATATTGGTATAAGAATTCTTATTGATAAATCACTCATAACTTGTAATCACTGGGGTTGGATTGTTATGCATGATCTGTTGCAAGAGTTGGGTAGAAGTATTGTTCGAGAAAAATCACCCAAAGAACCAGGAAAATGGAGCAGGTTATGGGATCAAAAGGATCTAAGATATGTCAAGCAAGAAAACAAG ACAGCTGAGAACGTTGAAACCATAGTTATGCGAACATATGATGAAGCTGGGAAAGAGTTGTCAGCTGAAACTTTGTCACAAATGAGTGGCCTGAAATTACTCATACTTCCCAAAGGAAATTTTTCCGGAAGCCTGCATTTTCTTTCTAATGAGTTGGGATATCTTGATTGGAAAGAATATCCTTTCACATATTTGCCATCAAACTTTCAGCCAAATAAACTAGTTAAATTAATCCTTAAGTATAGCAACATCAAAGAACTCTGGGAGGGAATAAAG GATCTACATAACTTGACACATATGGAACTATGTCATTCCAAAATTCTGGTAAAGATACCAAATTTATCACAGGCCCCAAATCTTGAGCACCTAGATCTTGAAGGATGTGTTAAACTTGTTCACCTTGATGCTTCCACTGGTTCTCTAGAAAAGCTTCATTTTTTGAATCTGAAAAACTGCAGAAGTCTTGTTAGTATTCCCAATAGCATATTTTGTCTTAATTCACTGTATGATTTAAATCTATCTGGCTGCAAGAGATTGTTTAAATATCAGTTGTTAGAGAAATCCAGGCCAAGTAAGCAATTGAATGCGGGTCAAAGTGTAGAAAGGCACATGACATCATCCATACGCAAAACTCTTACAAGGCCTCTCCAGTTTTTGTCTTCTAGAAGGCGTGCCAATTCAGTTGGTTTGTTGGTGCCTTCTGTGTCTCGTTTCCCAGCTTTGGTATCTCTTGATATAAGTTTCTGTAATCTGATTCAAATCCCTGATGCTATTGGACTGTTACGTTGTTTAGAAGATTTAAACATA GGGGGGAACAATTTTGTGACGCTACCTCATTGCATCAAGGAACTTCCCAAGCTGACTTGGTTGAATTTGGAGCACTGTAAGCATCTAAAGTGGATGCCTAGTACCCTTTTGCCGATACGAGGAGGTAGCAATGGAGGAATATTTGTTTACAACTGCCCCAATTTGAGTGACACGGAAGGTTGTCGTGTGACAGTTATTTCATGGATGATAAAAATGATTCAG GTGAACATGCAATGCCCTTTAATTAAATGCAAATTTGAAGTTGTTATTCCAGGAAATGAAATTCCAAGGTGGTTCAAAAAACAGAATACGGGTGATTCAGTGATCTTGGATCCATATCCCATTCTGGATGACAATGATTGGATTGGCATTGCTGTTTGTGCAACATTTGTTTCACATCATGCTCCAACTCAATTGTTTGAAGAAACAATAGATCATCAAGATCTAATTAGTTTTGGTTTTCGTTGTACTCGTTCTGATGGGAACATTTATTCCCGAGTTCCAATATGTCTTAAGAAAGATTTGATCACAACTGAAGTAGATCATATGTTAAGTTTTATCTCCCGGGaagttttcattaatttttatgcaaGTCATATAAAAGAAGGAGCATCAGATCTTCATGGTATTAAATTGCATGCCGCAAGTGATTATCCAGAAGAAGTAGTAGAAGTGAAGAGGTGTGGTTACCGTTGGGTATTTAAGGAAGATTTGGAACAATTTAACCCAACTATGATGTTTAGCGCCAATTCTTCAGTTCAGAGTCCGAAGCACAAGTTTCTGGCAATTGAAGATCAGCAATAA
- the LOC112736985 gene encoding disease resistance protein RUN1 isoform X1 gives MDCKRIQSTLYHSKNWKYDVFVSFRGETRNNFTDHLFDALRRHGILSFRDDTKLEKGGPISARLLQAIEGSQVLIVVFSMDYASSTWCLQELAQIADCIQIPGHRVLPVFYNVSPSEVRKQSGNYEKAFMEHEERFKDDAEMMEQVLRWRAALTQVANLSGWDVKDKSQSAEIENIVKVVTSILSPKQSSSVSNDIVGMHSPVQELEKLLVLDSDDDVRVVGICGMGGIGKSTLATILYEKISHQYDASCFVDDVSRIYEGYGPLGVQKQLLCQAFMEENFPTCNLSLANNLIQTRLRHRKVLIVLDNVDQGIQLEKLAIKPERLGRGSRMIIVSRDEHILREYGVDDVYKVKLLNDENAL, from the exons ATGGATTGCAAGAGAATCCAAAGCACCCTGTACCATAGTAAGAACTGGAAATATGATGTGTTTGTGAGTTTCAGAGGAGAGACTCGTAACAACTTCACCGATCATCTTTTTGATGCTCTCCGCAGGCACGGCATACTTTCCTTCAGGGATGATACTAAGCTCGAGAAAGGAGGACCTATATCAGCACGGCTTCTGCAAGCTATTGAAGGATCGCAGGTTCTAATTGTGGTCTTCTCAATGGACTATGCTTCATCCACATGGTGCTTGCAAGAACTCGCGCAGATAGCTGATTGCATTCAAATACCGGGACACCGTGTTCTGCCTGTATTCTATAATGTGAGTCCATCTGAGGTCAGAAAGCAAAGTGGAAATTATGAAAAAGCCTTTATGGAACATGAAGAAAGATTCAAAGATGATGCAGAGATGATGGAGCAAGTGCTAAGATGGAGGGCAGCTCTAACACAAGTAGCCAATCTCTCTGGCTGGGATGTGAAGGATAA GTCACAATCTGCTGAGATTGAAAATATTGTCAAAGTGGTAACAAGCATTCTGAGTCCCAAACAATCATCAAGTGTATCTAATGATATAGTTGGGATGCATTCCCCTGTACAAGAATTAGAAAAGCTTCTAGTTTTGGACTCAGATGATGATGTTCGAGTTGTAGGGATTTGTGGAATGGGTGGCATAGGAAAGTCAACTCTTGCCACCATCTTATATGAAAAAATCTCACATCAATATGATGCTTCATGTTTTGTAGATGATGTAAGTAGAATTTACGAAGGTTATGGTCCACTTGGTGTACAAAAGCAACTTCTTTGTCAAGCTTTCATGGAAGAAAATTTTCCAACGTGCAATCTTTCATTGGCAAATAATCTGATTCAAACTAGGTTACGGCATAGAAAGGTTCTGATAGTTCTTGATAATGTTGATCAAGGGATTCAATTGGAGAAGTTGGCTATAAAACCGGAACGGCTAGGCAGAGGAAGTAGAATGATCATAGTTTCCAGAGATGAGCATATATTGAGAGAGTATGGAGTGGACGACGTTTACAAAGTTAAACTCTTAAATGATGAGAATGCTCTCTAA
- the LOC112736985 gene encoding uncharacterized protein isoform X3 gives MSDPYERVKSGRLAFKGGTLATRTKGIDKKKKKKNKNKNPNEHDENPAIDEQQQQQEGEEVQQQGEGSASGEAYTIDAAKRMKYEQLFPVEAKKFGYQPKTNFKSVEDALDDRVKKKADRYCK, from the coding sequence ATGTCTGATCCGTACGAGCGGGTGAAAAGTGGAAGATTGGCCTTCAAAGGAGGAACCCTAGCCACTCGCACCAAAGGCATcgacaagaagaagaaaaagaagaacaagaacaagaacccCAACGAACATGATGAAAACCCAGCCATCGacgagcagcagcagcagcaggaaGGTGAGGAGGTTCAGCAGCAAGGTGAGGGATCTGCGTCAGGAGAAGCGTACACGATTGACGCCGCGAAGCGAATGAAGTACGAACAACTCTTTCCGGTTGAAGCCAAGAAATTCGGTTACCAACCCAAAACTAACTTCAAGTCCGTTGAAGATGCTCTCGATGACCGCGTCAAGAAGAAGGCTGATCGTTACTGCAAATGA
- the LOC112736989 gene encoding auxin-induced protein 15A-like, which produces MGFRLPAIRRASSEVPKGYLAVYVGEKMKRFVIPVSYLNQPLFQELLNQAEEEFGYDHPMGGLTIPCSEDAFLDLKSRLA; this is translated from the coding sequence ATGGGATTCCGTTTACCTGCTATTAGAAGGGCATCATCAGAAGTTCCGAAAGGCTATCTCGCAGTCTATGTTGGAGAGAAAATGAAGCGGTTCGTGATTCCTGTATCATACTTGAATCAACCTTTGTTTCAAGAATTACTAAACCAAGCCGAAGAAGAATTCGGATATGATCATCCAATGGGTGGTCTCACAATTCCTTGTAGTGAAGATGCTTTCTTAGATCTCAAGTCTCGCTTAGCTTGA
- the LOC112736985 gene encoding TMV resistance protein N isoform X2 produces MDCKRIQSTLYHSKNWKYDVFVSFRGETRNNFTDHLFDALRRHGILSFRDDTKLEKGGPISARLLQAIEGSQVLIVVFSMDYASSTWCLQELAQIADCIQIPGHRVLPVFYNVSPSEVRKQSGNYEKAFMEHEERFKDDAEMMEQVLRWRAALTQVANLSGWDVKDK; encoded by the exons ATGGATTGCAAGAGAATCCAAAGCACCCTGTACCATAGTAAGAACTGGAAATATGATGTGTTTGTGAGTTTCAGAGGAGAGACTCGTAACAACTTCACCGATCATCTTTTTGATGCTCTCCGCAGGCACGGCATACTTTCCTTCAGGGATGATACTAAGCTCGAGAAAGGAGGACCTATATCAGCACGGCTTCTGCAAGCTATTGAAGGATCGCAGGTTCTAATTGTGGTCTTCTCAATGGACTATGCTTCATCCACATGGTGCTTGCAAGAACTCGCGCAGATAGCTGATTGCATTCAAATACCGGGACACCGTGTTCTGCCTGTATTCTATAATGTGAGTCCATCTGAGGTCAGAAAGCAAAGTGGAAATTATGAAAAAGCCTTTATGGAACATGAAGAAAGATTCAAAGATGATGCAGAGATGATGGAGCAAGTGCTAAGATGGAGGGCAGCTCTAACACAAGTAGCCAATCTCTCTGGCTGGGATGTGAAGGATAA ATGA
- the LOC112736988 gene encoding auxin-induced protein 6B-like, producing MGFRFPVIRKASFSARQAASKSVEVPKGYLAVYVGENQKRFVIPISYLNQPAFQDLLSQAEEEFGYDHPMGGLTIPCSEHVFQLITSRLN from the coding sequence aTGGGTTTCCGTTTTCCTGTCATCCGAAAGGCATCATTCTCTGCTAGGCAAGCAGCTTCAAAATCTGTAGAAGTCCCAAAGGGGTATCTTGCAGTGTATGTCGGAGAGAACCAGAAGCGTTTTGTGATTCCCATTTCATATTTGAACCAACCTGCATTCCAAGACTTGTTGAGTCAAGCTGAGGAAGAGTTTGGATATGATCATCCCATGGGAGGTCTCACAATTCCCTGCAGTGAACATGTCTTCCAGTTAATCACATCTCGCTTGAATTGA